Proteins co-encoded in one Papaver somniferum cultivar HN1 chromosome 5, ASM357369v1, whole genome shotgun sequence genomic window:
- the LOC113278764 gene encoding putative F-box protein At1g32420, whose amino-acid sequence MKRYGDTSKFPPLMPHRVMGNELLSKSPPLTSCTSHPIVGNELLLCEILTRVPVKPLMRFKCVCKQWYSLIHTDRSFIDLHFARSKSCNFAGGDGSVSLFRFSYQLRVFSSVELLLSQGRVKDVEREISIPGSSLVHVFGDINGLISVIETITCSVRVFNPSTGQSTPWVKSMIKQQSENPPEEILAIDEDGDYATYKVTYGRGPWHYFGYDPATKEHRVVIMWIKEISK is encoded by the coding sequence ATGAAGCGATATGGTGATACTTCTAAATTTCCTCCTCTCATGCCCCATCGTGTTATGGGTAATGAATTATTATCTAAGTCTCCTCCTCTTACGAGTTGTACTAGTCATCCTATTGTGGGCAATGAGTTATTACTTTGTGAGATACTGACTAGGGTCCCTGTAAAACCACTCATGAGGTTCAAGTGTGTATGCAAACAATGGTACTCCTTGATACATACAGATCGAAGCTTCATCGATTTACACTTCGCACGATCAAAATCATGTAATTTTGCTGGTGGTGATGGTAGTGTCTCCCTTTTTAGGTTTTCGTATCAACTTCGTGTTTTCTCCTCAGTTGAACTATTACTCTCTCAAGGAAGAGTAAAGGATGTTGAAAGGGAAATATCTATACCAGGATCTTCTCTGGTACACGTTTTTGGAGATATCAATGGGTTAATTTCTGTAATAGAAACCATCACATGTTCTGTTCGTGTGTTCAATCCGAGCACGGGACAGTCAACACCTTGGGTAAAATCCATGATTAAACAACAAAGTGAAAATCCACCGGAGGAAATACTAGCTATAGATGAAGATGGTGATTATGCAACTTACAAGGTTACTTATGGTCGTGGACCGTGGCATTACTTTGGGTATGATCCTGCTACTAAAGAACACAGAGTGGTTATTATGTGGATCAAGGAAATATCCAAATAG